TTTATTTAGAAAAACTTTATGAGAGGAGTAGGACGTTAAATTTAAAAATTTTTTTGACCAGTTGTAAAAGACATTTTAATATTCCGATATTTTTTTTAATGATAGTAAATTCTATAGCCGTAAATCAAAAGAAGTTAATTGAAAGAATTCCTGAATATGTGCAAGAGAAAAAGGTTGGAATAGAAACATTTAATATCTCAAGATGGATATTTAGTGAAGGTGTACAAATAAAAAGAGCAAGATTTTTAAAAGAAAATTGTTTGGAAATAAAATACGAATTTAAAGATAATCAAAAGAAAATAGATATTGATTTTATGCTTCCTGAAAATCATTTTGAAGGAGAAAGAATAGGATTTAAACTTTATGGAAATGGAAAAAAAGATAAAATAGAGGTATGGTGTAAATATAGAGATTCATTTATTCCTCTTTCAATGATTTCCCTGGGACAAGAAAAATGGCAAATAATAGAAATGCCTGCAAGTAGTCCAATACACCTTTTTTATAAAAGTGTAGATAGGATAAAATTTACAATTGTAAATAGAGAGGATAATCCTCATTCTGGTAAATTTTATATTTCACAGATGAAATTTATTAGTCCTGTTCTTATTCAAGGGCTAACAGTAAGAAAACCAGAAAAAAAACAGTTTTTATCTTTTATATTTGATACATGGGGTGCAGGTGGAAATGATGAAGAGATTGAAAAAAATGTAGAGACAATAAAAAATATAGGAATAAATCTTCATATAATCCCAGTTAGTTTTCCTTCTGATATACCTGAAAAAAACATAGAAAACAGAAAATGGCTGGAAGGAAAAATTAAATCATTTATGGATAAAGGGATTAAGATTGGCATAAGTTTTTATAATACACCACCTGATGAGTTTGCCAAAAAGCATCCCGAACTTTTAATGAAAAACGAAAATGGAGAAATTTATGATACAGGCGGTTTTTTTCTTTCTCCTTGGCATCCTGAAGTAGAAAAATTATGGGTGAATTATATAATTGATACTTTAAATTTTTTAAAAGAGAGAAATTTGCTGGAAAAGATCGAAGTAATAATGTTATGTCCAGGACATGAATCAGAAATTTCTTATGAATGGTCTCATATTTGGGCATTTGATGAAAATGCAATTGCAAGTTATAGAGATTACTTAAAAAAGAAATATAGAAACAATATAATTTTTCTTAATGAAGATATGGGCACTGATTATAAATCTTTTGCAGATATAAAACCACCGAAAAATTTTTATCCTGATAGAGAACACTGGGTTTTTGTTGATTTTTATAGATTAAGTATGCTTAAATGGTGTGTTAAACTTGCGGATGCTGTTAAAGAAGTTTTTACACCTTCTTACTGGCTTTGGTTACCCCATACTCATCCTGATTATCCAGGTCGTTTCTTTTCAGGAAGATATCCTATTTTTTATATAGAAAATTTGAAAAAACTTGATATTGTTGACTATGTCCACATACCTGCTCTGGACTGGCAATCTATTGATGATGTGAATCTTATAAAAAAAATGGGTGTTAAGGTAATAGGAGAAGTAGATGTTGTTCCAAGTCCAGCAAGGCTTGAATGGACATTTAATCAGAGTTTAAAATACGGTTTTGATGGTGTTTACATAGGCATAATTGAAAATATCTGCAGAGATGGAAAATTGACAGAAGCAGGAGAAATTTGTAGAAAACTAATAGATGTATTTAAAAGTAAAAAAGGAGGTGAAAAATGAGAAATATTTTAAAAGTTTTTTCTATTTTACTTTTTCTTTTCTCTGTAAATTTATTTTCGGAAGAAATAAAAATTTTTCAGGGGAAAGAAGGAAAAACAGATTGGGATATTGTTGTACTAAAAAATGCATTCTCTGGTTCAATTTCTATATGTAAGGATAAAGAATTTACACGAGAGGAAAATCCGTCTTTAAAATTAACTTACAAATTGAGTGATAAACCAGAATATAATGTTGTGGATTTTAGAAAGAAAAATAAAAATAAGGATTTTTCAAAAATGAAAAGTATATCAATCTGGATTTATGGTAATGGTGATAAAAAAGTATATCTCCAGCTGGGATTGAGATGCTCAGAAACAGGTTATTTTATTGTGGATGTTGGTTTTATGGACTGGACTGGTTGGAAAAAGTTTGAATTTCCAAAAGAAAAATTTGAATTTGTAGGTTCTTTTCCTGACTGGGAGAATATTGAATATATATTCATAAGAGCAAATGGTGATATAGCCGCAAGTAAAGGTGAAATAGTTAAGGAAATAGAGGGAAGTTTTTATATAGAAGAAGTTTCTATAATTCAATAAAACAAAAATGGATTTTTTTCATCAAAAAAATTAATTCGTAACTTTTCAATTTTTAAGTAATATGTTTTAAGTTCTCCTATCAGGATTTTTGTTTTTGCATTTCTATATAACCCCGTCCTCCGACCTTACATAATTGGAGGAAGTTCAAGGGCTGGATGTTTTTTCTCCTGTAAGAATGGTAAAATTTCCTCTTCTGTTATCCCTATTGTTTCATCTGCAATCCTATCAAGTAAATCAGGTATTCCAACTTCTTCTGCTCTTTTTATAAATCTCTCTTTAATCTCCTCCTTAAGCATTTTTGGCATCCATACAAGTCGTAATATTCCTCCTTCTGCCTGTAAAAACTTCTTCTGAGTTATATTAAATTTTGAATGTCCTAAAAATCCAGGAATTTGTCTACCACCTCCAACATTTCCAGCAAGAGTTGTAAATTTCATTCCACAGGGT
This region of bacterium genomic DNA includes:
- a CDS encoding beta-galactosidase, whose amino-acid sequence is MIVNSIAVNQKKLIERIPEYVQEKKVGIETFNISRWIFSEGVQIKRARFLKENCLEIKYEFKDNQKKIDIDFMLPENHFEGERIGFKLYGNGKKDKIEVWCKYRDSFIPLSMISLGQEKWQIIEMPASSPIHLFYKSVDRIKFTIVNREDNPHSGKFYISQMKFISPVLIQGLTVRKPEKKQFLSFIFDTWGAGGNDEEIEKNVETIKNIGINLHIIPVSFPSDIPEKNIENRKWLEGKIKSFMDKGIKIGISFYNTPPDEFAKKHPELLMKNENGEIYDTGGFFLSPWHPEVEKLWVNYIIDTLNFLKERNLLEKIEVIMLCPGHESEISYEWSHIWAFDENAIASYRDYLKKKYRNNIIFLNEDMGTDYKSFADIKPPKNFYPDREHWVFVDFYRLSMLKWCVKLADAVKEVFTPSYWLWLPHTHPDYPGRFFSGRYPIFYIENLKKLDIVDYVHIPALDWQSIDDVNLIKKMGVKVIGEVDVVPSPARLEWTFNQSLKYGFDGVYIGIIENICRDGKLTEAGEICRKLIDVFKSKKGGEK
- a CDS encoding CO dehydrogenase/CO-methylating acetyl-CoA synthase complex subunit beta (in acetogenic organisms, this enzyme complex converts carbon dioxide to acetyl-CoA while in methanogenic organisms this enzyme is used to degrade acetyl-CoA to form methane and carbon dioxide; part of an enzyme complex) encodes the protein EEKYGQWDGVNEFVKKASRGAIEKVSVYSLMVDPMTTCGCCECIAVVLPLCNGIMTVNREYKGETPCGMKFTTLAGNVGGGRQIPGFLGHSKFNITQKKFLQAEGGILRLVWMPKMLKEEIKERFIKRAEEVGIPDLLDRIADETIGITEEEILPFLQEKKHPALELPPIM